Proteins encoded in a region of the Fibrobacterota bacterium genome:
- a CDS encoding carbohydrate ABC transporter permease has product MADRRSPVRPRHAGPVLALGVLLFLSALFAFPFLWMVLATFKANPEIFNIFPLLPEEFHLRHYRSLLSGEWIPYPRQFLNSLVITVAQTLIALALSAAAGFVFAKHSFHGKRLLFALAVLVVLIPRQVMVLPLFVWMNRLHLLDGPWSVIWPGAISGIGVLYFTQACKRLPDDLLDMARSEGASEYRVFLACLPLLRPSLIAYGLIHFILAWHEHLIPLVMLTAPEHMTAGVALSSLYGSSMRIPYGLLMAGSAMTLIPTALLYLLVQRHFKSSLAELTVQ; this is encoded by the coding sequence ATGGCTGATCGACGTTCCCCGGTTCGCCCTCGCCACGCCGGTCCCGTCCTGGCCTTAGGGGTTTTGCTTTTCCTATCCGCCCTATTCGCGTTCCCCTTCCTATGGATGGTGCTCGCCACCTTCAAGGCCAATCCCGAGATCTTCAACATCTTCCCTTTGCTCCCGGAGGAGTTCCATCTCCGGCATTACCGCAGCCTGCTTTCCGGGGAGTGGATCCCTTACCCGCGGCAATTCCTGAATTCCCTCGTGATCACCGTCGCGCAAACGCTCATCGCCTTGGCCCTTTCCGCGGCCGCGGGATTCGTATTCGCCAAGCATTCGTTCCACGGCAAGCGCCTTCTCTTCGCGCTGGCGGTCCTGGTGGTGCTGATCCCGCGCCAGGTCATGGTCCTGCCGCTCTTCGTATGGATGAACCGGTTGCATCTGCTGGACGGGCCCTGGTCGGTGATTTGGCCCGGCGCCATTTCCGGGATCGGCGTACTCTATTTCACGCAAGCCTGTAAGCGCCTGCCCGACGACCTGCTCGACATGGCGCGCAGCGAGGGGGCTTCGGAGTACCGCGTTTTCCTGGCCTGCCTGCCCTTGCTCCGCCCATCGCTTATCGCCTACGGGCTCATCCATTTCATCCTCGCCTGGCACGAGCATCTGATCCCCCTGGTGATGCTGACCGCGCCCGAGCATATGACGGCCGGGGTCGCGCTCAGTTCCCTGTACGGGAGTTCAATGCGCATTCCCTATGGCCTGCTGATGGCCGGATCGGCGATGACCTTGATCCCCACGGCGCTCCTATATCTGCTGGTGCAAAGGCATTTCAAATCCTCCTTGGCCGAACTGACCGTGCAATGA
- a CDS encoding ABC transporter ATP-binding protein: MSPRAKLAIEGLSKSFPGGVKALDGFSLAVGERELVTVVGPSGCGKSTLLRLIAGLEEPDAGTVVLEGKALDGLPPRERDMAIMFQNYTLFPHMTVAENMAFGLKLRGTPKVEIDKRVRETAALLGIEGLLGRYPGEMSGGQRQRAALGRAILRKPKVYLFDEPLSNLDAMMRAQLRVEIARLHLESEAAMLFVTHDQVEAMTLGDRVVVLRDGVIQQCADPDTLYRFPANAFTASFIGTPGMNLFRGALGESGGEPAFIHPLFSFPLDPARKRDLAKHAGKPIVFGLRPEDIGSEEARSGSFPRIAARIAVAERLGGQVCLYLEGGGGEAFAARPKDTAGCRPGDRLELALGLARGRFFDAESGAALDPSA; this comes from the coding sequence ATGAGCCCGCGCGCGAAATTGGCGATCGAGGGCCTTTCCAAAAGCTTCCCGGGCGGAGTCAAGGCTCTGGACGGCTTTTCCCTGGCGGTAGGCGAGCGCGAATTGGTCACCGTCGTGGGCCCGTCGGGTTGCGGGAAGTCCACCCTGCTGCGCCTGATCGCGGGACTTGAGGAACCCGATGCCGGAACGGTCGTCCTGGAAGGCAAGGCCCTGGACGGCCTGCCGCCGCGGGAACGGGACATGGCCATCATGTTCCAGAATTACACCCTCTTCCCGCATATGACCGTGGCCGAGAACATGGCTTTCGGGCTGAAGCTACGCGGGACCCCCAAGGTCGAAATCGATAAGCGCGTGCGGGAGACGGCGGCACTCCTCGGCATCGAGGGGTTACTTGGGCGTTACCCGGGGGAAATGAGCGGCGGGCAGAGGCAGCGGGCGGCCCTGGGGCGGGCCATTCTGCGCAAGCCCAAGGTCTACCTGTTCGACGAGCCGCTTTCCAACCTGGACGCCATGATGCGCGCGCAATTGCGGGTGGAAATCGCGCGCCTCCATCTGGAATCCGAGGCCGCCATGCTATTCGTGACCCACGATCAGGTGGAGGCGATGACCCTGGGCGATCGCGTGGTGGTCCTGCGGGACGGGGTGATCCAGCAATGCGCCGATCCGGATACCCTCTATCGGTTCCCGGCCAACGCCTTCACGGCTTCCTTTATCGGGACACCGGGCATGAACCTGTTCCGGGGCGCTCTTGGCGAATCCGGAGGAGAACCCGCATTCATCCACCCGCTTTTTTCCTTCCCCCTCGATCCTGCGCGGAAACGGGATCTGGCGAAACATGCGGGGAAGCCCATCGTGTTCGGATTGCGCCCCGAGGACATCGGTTCGGAAGAAGCCCGCTCGGGGTCGTTCCCCAGGATCGCCGCCCGCATCGCGGTGGCGGAACGGCTAGGCGGGCAGGTCTGCCTATATCTGGAAGGGGGCGGAGGAGAGGCCTTCGCCGCCCGGCCCAAGGATACGGCCGGATGCCGCCCCGGAGACAGGCTCGAACTGGCCCTAGGCCTCGCGCGAGGGCGTTTTTTCGATGCCGAATCCGGAGCGGCGCTGGATCCGTCCGCGTAA
- a CDS encoding PRC-barrel domain containing protein, translating to MLRSAKKMKEYSLGASDGRIGHIDEFYFDDSYWTMRYVVAQAGNWLTGRMVLLSPHLLGRPDEDAKSVPVNLTQEQIRACPSPESERPVNRQFEEAYYRHFGWPYYWAGPYLWGPTPYPIPPAGPIEQSLQANAQGSPQPSGDPHLRSTDDVTGYHLRARDGEIGHVEDFLYDDQDWSIRYLVAGTRNWRPGKMVLVPPAWIGAIHWEDRTVDVDAGRDDIRLAPAYDPGRPMTPEYAAELSNYFAEQMHSSPQGGR from the coding sequence ATGCTTCGATCCGCCAAGAAGATGAAGGAATACTCGCTGGGAGCGTCGGACGGCCGGATCGGCCATATCGACGAATTCTATTTCGACGATTCGTACTGGACCATGCGCTATGTGGTCGCCCAGGCGGGCAACTGGCTCACGGGCCGAATGGTATTGCTTTCCCCGCATCTGCTCGGACGACCCGACGAGGACGCCAAGTCCGTACCCGTGAATCTGACGCAGGAGCAGATTCGCGCCTGCCCTTCGCCAGAATCCGAGCGTCCCGTGAACCGGCAATTCGAGGAGGCCTATTACCGGCATTTCGGCTGGCCCTATTACTGGGCCGGGCCTTACCTTTGGGGCCCCACGCCCTACCCCATCCCGCCCGCGGGCCCCATCGAACAATCGTTGCAGGCGAACGCCCAGGGCTCCCCGCAGCCTTCCGGGGATCCGCATCTGCGGAGCACCGACGACGTCACGGGCTACCATTTGCGCGCCCGCGACGGAGAGATCGGCCACGTCGAGGATTTCCTTTACGATGATCAGGACTGGTCCATCCGCTACCTGGTGGCCGGAACGCGGAACTGGAGACCAGGGAAAATGGTTCTGGTTCCGCCGGCGTGGATCGGGGCCATCCACTGGGAGGATCGGACCGTGGACGTGGACGCCGGACGCGACGACATCCGCCTTGCCCCGGCATACGATCCCGGCCGGCCGATGACGCCGGAATACGCGGCGGAATTGTCCAACTATTTCGCCGAACAGATGCACTCGAGCCCGCAGGGAGGGCGGTAA